The Campylobacter hyointestinalis subsp. hyointestinalis nucleotide sequence ATACAAACAAAAAAATTTAGATTTTTCTATATCTTCAAGACTGTCTATGTGGAAAGCGGCTTTGCTTTATAAATCAGACAGTATTTTTACGCCATCAGGTTATGGTAGATTTTTATATGGAAAAACTATCAGACTAGCCGATAAAGAAAATCAACCTTTTGCTATTTTTGCTCAAGTTCATAATGAATTTATGGGTATTTTCTTTTCATTAGGTTTTTTTGGATTAATAATTTTTCTTTTTATATGGTATTTTTATTTTAAATTTGGACTAAATTTGATGAAAAATAGCACTGAAAATTTATATAAATTTTTTGGATTTTTTGGATTTTTTGGCGGGATAAGCTTTGTGATAAATTTAGTTTTTGGAAGTTTTTTTGGTGATAGTGAAGCGGCGTTTTTTTATGTTTTATTCGGTATGATTTGTGCGATTTTATTAAATGGTGATAAAAATGAAAATCTTACTTATAAGAAATGATAATATAGGTGATCTTATCTGCACAACTCCTGCCATAGAGGCGCTTAGAAAGCATTTTTGTAACGATCAAATCGATATAGTAGTAAATAGTTATAATGAATGCGTTATCAAAAACAATCCATTTATAAATAAAATTTATAGTTATACAAAACCGAAGCATAAAAAAGGAGTTTTTCAAAAGCTAAAAGCCATTTTTGGTAAAGCTAAAATGCTTTTTGAAATTTATAAAACCGGTTATGACACGGCGGTTGTATTTCGCACTGGCTACTCCGCTTCTGCTGAATTATTTGCCATAGTTAGCAGAGCAAAAAAAATAATCGGCGTAGGCGATAAAAATGGTAAATCACTCATTAACGATAAAGTAGTATTTTCAGGTGAGCATGAAGTTATGTTCTGTTTTGAGTGTTTAAAGTCGCTTGGAGTACGCTATAACGGTGAAAAAACACTTTTCGTACCAGATGCTATAAGTGAGCAATACAAGGATTTTGTATTTTTTCATATTAGTTCAAGGATTTCTCAAAATATGTTAAATGATGAGCAAATTTTGGATATATCTAAGTTTTTAAAAGCTAAATTTGATAATGTTGTTATAACAGCTGAAGATCCTGATTTTGGACAAAATATATCTAAAAAAAGCGGTATAAAATATCTAAAAACATCAAGTTTTAATGAACTTGCGAGCTTTTTAAGCGGTGCAAAACTACTTTTGTCGTGCGATGGCGGCGTTATGCATCTTGGACCTGCACTTGGCGTAAAAACTATAGGAATACTTGGAAAAACAGATATAAATCGTTGGTCGCCGTGGGGAGCAAAATGTCTGCAAGATGAGAGTTTAGTGGCTTCAAATTTAAATATACAAGCGGTATTTGACGCAGTTAGCGAGGTAATGAAATGATAAATATACTAGAGCTTGAAAGCTCACTTGGATTTGGCGGACAAGAGCATAGAACTATGCGTCTTATCAACGCGCTTGATGAGAGTAAATTTAAGGTATTTTACGGGCTAAATAGAGGTTCAAAGTCTCTTGAAAAGCCTATAAAATGTAGATTTGTAGAGTTTAATCTAAAAAAAGTTTATAATGTTTTTGCTATTATTAAAATTTGCTGGTTTGTTAAAAAAAATGGTATTAAGATTATCTCTACGCATTCTGGAAAAGATGGAAATATCGGCTCTATCGTAGGTAAAATCTGCGGCGTAAAAGTCGTGCGTACAAGACACTTGCAAACTCCTATAAAATCACCATTTAGCTATAATCTTAGCTCAAAAGTAGTAGCTGTTTCAAATGCTACAAAAGAGTCTCTTATAAGGCGCGGCGTAAAAGAGAATTTGATAGAAGTTATCCGTACTGGTGTCGATACTCAAAAATATACTAAAAATTTTAAACTAAATTTAAAAAAAGAGTTAGGATTGAGTGAAGAAACAGTATTGATAGGTATAGTAGCAGTTCTAAGAGCGGCTAAAAATCATAAACTTTTAGTAGAAGCTTTTAGCGAATTAAACTTACCTAAAACAGCTTTGGTAATCATCGGCGATGGACCACAAAAACAGAATTTAGAAAATCTTATAATCGGTAGAAATAACATATTTATGCTTGGGAACAAAGACAATGTGAGCGAGTTTTTAGGTTCGCTTGATATCTTTGTGTTACCATCGAATATGGAAGCTTTGGGTACTGCTATCTTAGAAGCAAGTAGTGCAGGAGTTGCTTGCATAGGAAGTAGAGTTGGAGGCATACCAGAAGCTATCAAAGATGCTCAAACAGGACTTTTGTTTGAAAATGGAAATTTAGAAAGCTTGAAAACGTCTCTGAAAAATTTGATAGAAAATGCAGATCTTAGAGCTGAGTTTGCAAAAAATGGTATAAAATATGTAAAAGATAGCTTTTCTACTGAAGTTATGGCAAAAAAGACGCAACAAATTTATGAGGAGTTGGTAAATGAGGATTAATTTTTATGAGTTGGTCGTTAAATTTCTACTTAGAAATAAAAAAGTTATAAAAACCAACTCAGTAAGTCAATCTTTCAAAACTGTCTGTTTTTTTAGTAATACCGCCATAGGAGACACGCTTTTTAACACTCCTGTTTTTAGGGAATTTAAAAAAGTATATCCGGATAAAAAAGCTATAGTTCTTTTAAATCCATCAAATGCAGATCTGTTTATAAATAGCCCGTTTATAGATGAAGTAATTTTATATAATGGTAAATGGAGCGGTTTTTTCAAGACTTTAAAGATATTAAAATCTAAAAATGTAGATATAGCTTTTTTGCTTCATTCAAACGAGCCTCAAGCTACGCCATTAGCCGTTCTTAGCGGTATAAAATATATTTTTAAATTACCAAATTCTAAAAATAAATTCAACCATTTTCACTCAAACTCCACTGCGACTTACGGCAAACCGAGATATATCGTTCTAAATAGGCTAGAACAGCTTAGTTTTATAGGGATTAACTCTGATGATACGAGGCTTGAGCTATTTTTGGAAGATAGCTGCTATAAAAATGTAGATAAAGTTTTAAAAAGAAGTAGTGGTGATAAATTTATCGGTTTTCAAATGGGCGCTAGTACAGTTTCTAGGCAGTGGTTTTCACAGCGTTGGAAAGAGCTTGGGGATTTGATCTTAAGTAGCACTAACGCAAAAATAGTTTTGACCGGAAGCCCTAGTGAAAAACATATGTGTGACTCTCTTGAAAAACTGCTTGATAGTAAAAATGTTTTGAATTTAGCTGGTAAATTTAGTATAAAAGAAGCAGCAGCGTTGATAGACAGGCTTGATATTTTTATCACTCCAGACACAGGACCTTTGCATATAGCAGCTGCACTTAGAACGCCTACTATAGCGTTATTTGTCGTAGCAGAACCCAAAAACTCAAATCCAAATTTTGACACCGATATACATAAATTTATAAAAAAAGAAAGAACTTGCGAAATTTGCATAGCAAAAAGCTGTAAATATCAAGCTTGTATGTTGCAAATAGAAGCAAAAGAAGTTTTTGATATGATAAAAGAGATGATGTGAAAAAGATTTTATTTATAGATACCGGGCTTGAGTATGGCGGCGGAACAAAGAGTTTGTTGTATCTTTTAGGCGCTTTATCAAGCAAAAATGAGTATAAAATTTATGTATATTTTGAAAATGATTATATGGTTGGTGATAAAAAAATATCTTCCATTATAGAAAGTTATGGAGCTAAGTTCATATATTTTGAGCATAAAAAGAGGATTTGTAAATTTAAAAAAGAACTTCTTAGATTGTTTTCAAAAAAACTTTTGGATAAAGTTCTGTATAAAAATGATCTTGATTTTGCTATTAAGTTATTTAATAATATCGGTACTAATATCAATAGCAGTTATGAGTTAAATAAAAAAATAGATATAAATTTAGTTCATCTCAACAACCATTTTTCAACGAATTTGGCTTACAATGAAGCTGCAAATTTGCTTGGTATAAAAGTTATCCAGCATTTAAGAAAGAACTCAAAAATAGAAGATTTTAAGCTGTCTAAACTAAAAAAGCTTAGTTTTTTAGCTATTAGTGTTTCAAATTCAACCTATGATTTTTACGCTAATCAGATGGAAATTTCTAAAAATATCGTTTATAACCCTGTCATTTACAGCGGTCTAGCTACAAATCAACATTTAGATAATTCTGATATTTCTATCATTATGCCGGCAAATTTCTTAAGTCTTAAAGGACACAGCCTTGTTTTTGACGCTTTTTTAGACTTAAAAAGAGATGATGTCAAGCTTTATCTTGCAGGAGGCGAAGTAGATAAAAAACTTATCCAAAAGCTTCAGATATTAGAAGAGCAAGGCAAGGTAAAATATCTTGGTTTTATAAAAAATATGGATGAAATTTATGCAAAGAGCGATTATATCCTTGGATTTTCAAGTGATGAGGGATTGCCTAGAGTTGTTATCGAAGGACTTAGCGCTGGACTTGGAGTGATATATTCTGATATCCCAGTTATAAAAGAAATTTATAATATTTCATCAAATAAAGATAATTTTCATATAGTAAAACGCGATAGCGCTTCTTTGTTAGAATGTTTAAAAAAGCTTAAAAAACCATCATCTAAAGAGCCTGATATGGCTATAATATCTAATTTTAGTTTGGAAAATTATCTTTGCAAGATAGAAAAGATTTATAAAGATTATTTATAAATTCATATATATTTTTTTCATCTTTTTGAGTGATTTCAAAATACTTTTTAGCATCCGTCTTATAAATCGTATCAAAAACAGCACTAAATGGTGGCAAATTTGATGTTATGATAAGCGAGTTAAATACACCTCTTTGTTCGCTTGCAAAACAAGGACCCATAAAACATATAGTAGGTACTTCCATAGTGTCTGCGATGTAGTAATTTCCAGTGTCACTTGAGATATAAAGGTTCATTTTTGATATGTAAAAAGGTAGTTCATTGAGGCTGATTTTATCTATTAATGATACTATTTTTATATTTCTTGTGTTGGTATTTTTAAGTAAATTTATCTCATCTGCGACTCCGAAAATATAAATTTCAACATCGAATTTGCTTAAGATTTCAAAGATTTTATCCCACGTTTGAGGAATTATCGTTTTCATTTTATTTCCGGCACTAAGACTTAACCCAACTTTGAATTTATGCTCATTTATAAGTAAATTCTCACACTTTTCAGGTATGAATAGTGGTTTTTGAACCATTTTTTTAACTTTAATCGTATCTTTTTGGGGTTCATTTTGAAAAAGTTCTAAATCAAGCATTTTTAAGTATGTTTTAAGCGTCAAATCGTTTTTTGTATGTTGAATTACCTTGGCGTTTTTTGAAAGTAAATAAAAAAAAGAGCTGTTTTTGTAGTGGCTGATCGTAATTATATGCTTTGGAAAAGCGAACTTAGCTAGAAATAAATTTAGATTATTTGGCATTAAAACATAAATTTTATCATAACTTTTAAAAAATAGTTTAAAACCCAAAATAAACTTTTTAATCCCTTTTTTATATTTGTTTATTGCAAATTTATTTTCTATTCTGGAGTCGTAATCTGCAAAATTAAGATTTATTTTATCTAAAACAATATCAAATTTACCGCCTTTAGTGCTGCTAGCTGCGTCAAAAATGATTGTAGAGTTGACGTAATCGCCGATTTTGGCTGTTTGAATAATCAATATTTTATCTGTTTTTTTGCGAAAAAATGATAAAATCAACAAAAAAGGATATAACAAAAAGTAGTATATAACGTACAAATTTAACCTCTGTTTTTTTGTAAGAATACTATTTTTTTTATTATAAAAAGATTAGATATGAGTATAACCGTTCTTATGTATCATCATGTTTTGCCAAAATCAGGATTTATCGCTAGCAGTCTTAGCGAATTTGAGTCTCAAATGAAGTTTCTTAGTCAAAATGGTTATAAAACTTTAAGTTCAGATGAATTTTTGAAATTTAAAAAAGGTGAGCTTAAACTACCCAAAAAGAGCGTTTTTATAACTTTTGATGATGGTTGGAGAGATAATTATTACTACGCTTATCCAATTTTGAAGAGATATGGTTTAAATGCAACTCTGTTTTTAGTGACTAGTTGGATAGAAAAAGCAAGCGAGCAAAATGCACTTAGAAAAGCCGAGTTTAGAGCGTTATCGCATAAAGAAGCAAAACAAAAAGCTATCAGCGAGCCTGCTAGTTTGTTTCTAAGCTGGGATGAGGTGGAAAAAATGAAAGATGTTTTTGATTTTCACTCTCATACAAATGGGCATGATGATGCTTATTTCGGAAATTTAAGATTTGAAGATGATATTTTTGCTTGTAAAAAGATAATAAAAGATCGCTTAGGATTTGATGATGCTCATCTTTGTTGGCCGCGCGGACAATATGATGAAAACAAGTTGCAAGCGGCAAAAAAGATCGGTTATGAGATATTTTATACCACGAAACGAGGTATAAATAAACCTGATAATAATTTAAAATATATAAAAAGAGTTGCGGTTAAAAAAGACGCTAAATGGTTAAAAAAGACGCTATTTATATATCAAAATGATATTTTAGGAAGTTTTTACTCAGCTTTGAAGAACTGAGATATACTATTTTTTATCAAATTTAAGTCTAAATTTATAAGACAATCGCTCCTTTTTGAGCCGTTACAACCATCTTTCCCGCAAGGAACGCAATCTAAGTTTTTTTGGATAACTTTGTGTTTTCCCATCGTTTGAATACCGTTTTTTTGCGTATATCCGCTTTTTATACAAGAGTTATCCCAAGGTCCCCAATGAAATGCTCCGCTAGGTCCAAAAAATGCTATGCAAGGCACATGATTGGCTGCTGCTATATGCATAATTGCAGTATCTACTCCTATAAAGAGTTCTGATTTTGAGCTTAAAAACGCTACTTCTTTTAAGCTCAAATTTCCTAAAAATAGCACAGGTTTTGTACGGCAATTTTTGAGTATATTTTCCATTTTTTCAAGCTCTACTCGGTTTTTATCACAGGTTAATACTACTTTTTGATTTAAATTTAGTTCGCAAAAATCTATAATTTTAGCCAAAGTTTCATCATCTATACATTTAAAAAGCCATCTGCTCATAGGATGAATATGGATAAATTTATTTGGTATATTTTTAAATTTAGAATCTTGTGAGTAGTCATCGAAATATATCTTAACTCTAGCATTTTTTGGCTCATATCCTAAAGCTTTGAGTGCGTCTAAATTTGCTAGTACTGTATGTGTAGAGCCTTGTTCTTTTATTTTGTGAGTTATAAATTTATTAAAAATGCGATTTTTAGCCAAATAGGATACAACTGTTTTTGCACCGCAAAACTTGGCTATGATGAGACCTCTGTCTCCTTTTGTAGTTTGGATAACGATATCAAATTTCTCATTTTTTAGATCTTTTGCAAATTTATATTCAAGATAAATGCGCTTAAAAATAGTTGTCTTTTTTACTTCATTTCTATCATATATATGGATTTTATCTACATTTGGATTACCTTCTATCATTGCCTCACAGCCTTTATTTAAAGCAAAATGTATCTTTGCATCAGGGTAATAGTGTTTTAAATTTTCTAATAAAGGAGTTGTGAGCAAGACATCGCCTATATTTCTAAATTTCATTACTAAAATTTTCATTTTATATACTTCCAAAATGTATATTCACTATAAAGTTTAGCAATAATAAAGCCATTCCAACCTTCCAAAAAACCACCTTTTAAGATATATAATTTAAAAAAAGTCCAGCAAGGATTAAGTACAGCTTTTATTCTATTTGATTTTTTATTTAGGCTTGAGTAGCTGTTTTGTTTATTTATAAACTGCTCCACGCTCTCATAAGCATGGTGGATAAAGTGATTTTTTAGTACTCCTATTTTTGAGTTAGTAATCACGCTTTCATGTACGCTTCTACCGTCAAATTTAGCATAATTTTTATTGAAAAATCTTATTGTATAGTCTGGATAAAGCCCCATTTTTCTAATTGGCTTACCAAAAAAATAATTTAGCCTAGCAATTTTGTATGCTTTAAATTTAGGATTTTTAAGCTCATCTATAATTTCGTTTTTAAGCTCTTTAGTAATTACTTCATCGCTATCAAGCACAAAGATCCATTCGTTTTTTGATAAATCAACACCGAGCTGTTTTTGTGCACCAAATCCAAGCCATTTTTGGCAAGTGATTTTAACGTTTTTAAATTCAGAACAGATTTTTAAAGTTTTATCGTTTGAGCCGCTATCTACTACCACGATTTCATCGGTCCAAGATATGCTTGATAACACTTCTTTGAGATATTTTTCACTGTTGAAAGTCAGCACTATAAAGCTTATCATTTATAAATTTCCTCATAAAAATGTTTAAATTTTTTATGCATCCAAAAGTACTCATCCGGCTTATCTTTTATCATCTGCTCAGTAGCGTCGCTTTGAGCTTGAGTTGCCTTTTGAAGCTTATTTTCTCCATAATTTTCAACTAAAATTTCTTTAAAAAAGCAAATTTCGTTTTTATTTCTTGAAATGCGTTTTATAAAAGCAGGAATGATAATAGCTCCTGTTTTGCTAGCAAAGATACTAGCAGCTGGGGTGTGCATTATCTTTTTACCGAAAAACTCACACTGAACTCCGTCTTTTTTGGCTGTATTTTGATCTACCAAAATTCCAAGCATACGTCTATTTTTAAGAGCTTTAAGAATATCTCTCGCACCGCCGTCTTTCGGTATAAGCTCTATGTCGAATTTTGTTCTATTTTTGCTTAAAATTTGATCCATAACACTGCTATCAAGGTTTCTACCAACTATAGAAACACTACCAAACTTTGCTGCCATCGCAAGACTAAAAAGCTCCCAGTTTCCATAATGCGCAGTTTGCACTATGATAGGGCGTTTTGTGGCTAATGCGTCCAGCAGTATATTTTCATTTTTGAAACTAACTTTATTTAGTATATTTTCTTTTGTGCTATCTTGATTTCGTAAAAAATCAGCTCCAAAATATCCAAAATTCCTATATGTCGCTTTTATGATTTTTTCTATTTTTTGTTCTGTAAATTCTGGAAAGCACATTTTTAAATTTACTCTCATAATATTTGTATGTTTTTTATCGAATTTATAAAAAATATACGCAAGTGCCGTAAAAAACGGACTTTGCAAAGACTGCGGAGTATAAGTTACTATAAATTTAAAAAATTTATATAAAAATAGATAAATCATATCACTCATTAAGTAGCCTTTTTGCCTCTTTTATAACTAAATTTGGATCTATAT carries:
- a CDS encoding glycosyltransferase family 9 protein translates to MKILLIRNDNIGDLICTTPAIEALRKHFCNDQIDIVVNSYNECVIKNNPFINKIYSYTKPKHKKGVFQKLKAIFGKAKMLFEIYKTGYDTAVVFRTGYSASAELFAIVSRAKKIIGVGDKNGKSLINDKVVFSGEHEVMFCFECLKSLGVRYNGEKTLFVPDAISEQYKDFVFFHISSRISQNMLNDEQILDISKFLKAKFDNVVITAEDPDFGQNISKKSGIKYLKTSSFNELASFLSGAKLLLSCDGGVMHLGPALGVKTIGILGKTDINRWSPWGAKCLQDESLVASNLNIQAVFDAVSEVMK
- a CDS encoding glycosyltransferase family 4 protein, whose amino-acid sequence is MINILELESSLGFGGQEHRTMRLINALDESKFKVFYGLNRGSKSLEKPIKCRFVEFNLKKVYNVFAIIKICWFVKKNGIKIISTHSGKDGNIGSIVGKICGVKVVRTRHLQTPIKSPFSYNLSSKVVAVSNATKESLIRRGVKENLIEVIRTGVDTQKYTKNFKLNLKKELGLSEETVLIGIVAVLRAAKNHKLLVEAFSELNLPKTALVIIGDGPQKQNLENLIIGRNNIFMLGNKDNVSEFLGSLDIFVLPSNMEALGTAILEASSAGVACIGSRVGGIPEAIKDAQTGLLFENGNLESLKTSLKNLIENADLRAEFAKNGIKYVKDSFSTEVMAKKTQQIYEELVNED
- a CDS encoding glycosyltransferase family 9 protein, with the translated sequence MRINFYELVVKFLLRNKKVIKTNSVSQSFKTVCFFSNTAIGDTLFNTPVFREFKKVYPDKKAIVLLNPSNADLFINSPFIDEVILYNGKWSGFFKTLKILKSKNVDIAFLLHSNEPQATPLAVLSGIKYIFKLPNSKNKFNHFHSNSTATYGKPRYIVLNRLEQLSFIGINSDDTRLELFLEDSCYKNVDKVLKRSSGDKFIGFQMGASTVSRQWFSQRWKELGDLILSSTNAKIVLTGSPSEKHMCDSLEKLLDSKNVLNLAGKFSIKEAAALIDRLDIFITPDTGPLHIAAALRTPTIALFVVAEPKNSNPNFDTDIHKFIKKERTCEICIAKSCKYQACMLQIEAKEVFDMIKEMM
- a CDS encoding glycosyltransferase family 4 protein, whose product is MKKILFIDTGLEYGGGTKSLLYLLGALSSKNEYKIYVYFENDYMVGDKKISSIIESYGAKFIYFEHKKRICKFKKELLRLFSKKLLDKVLYKNDLDFAIKLFNNIGTNINSSYELNKKIDINLVHLNNHFSTNLAYNEAANLLGIKVIQHLRKNSKIEDFKLSKLKKLSFLAISVSNSTYDFYANQMEISKNIVYNPVIYSGLATNQHLDNSDISIIMPANFLSLKGHSLVFDAFLDLKRDDVKLYLAGGEVDKKLIQKLQILEEQGKVKYLGFIKNMDEIYAKSDYILGFSSDEGLPRVVIEGLSAGLGVIYSDIPVIKEIYNISSNKDNFHIVKRDSASLLECLKKLKKPSSKEPDMAIISNFSLENYLCKIEKIYKDYL
- a CDS encoding glycosyltransferase family 9 protein codes for the protein MIIQTAKIGDYVNSTIIFDAASSTKGGKFDIVLDKINLNFADYDSRIENKFAINKYKKGIKKFILGFKLFFKSYDKIYVLMPNNLNLFLAKFAFPKHIITISHYKNSSFFYLLSKNAKVIQHTKNDLTLKTYLKMLDLELFQNEPQKDTIKVKKMVQKPLFIPEKCENLLINEHKFKVGLSLSAGNKMKTIIPQTWDKIFEILSKFDVEIYIFGVADEINLLKNTNTRNIKIVSLIDKISLNELPFYISKMNLYISSDTGNYYIADTMEVPTICFMGPCFASEQRGVFNSLIITSNLPPFSAVFDTIYKTDAKKYFEITQKDEKNIYEFINNLYKSFLSCKDNFPN
- a CDS encoding polysaccharide deacetylase family protein, yielding MSITVLMYHHVLPKSGFIASSLSEFESQMKFLSQNGYKTLSSDEFLKFKKGELKLPKKSVFITFDDGWRDNYYYAYPILKRYGLNATLFLVTSWIEKASEQNALRKAEFRALSHKEAKQKAISEPASLFLSWDEVEKMKDVFDFHSHTNGHDDAYFGNLRFEDDIFACKKIIKDRLGFDDAHLCWPRGQYDENKLQAAKKIGYEIFYTTKRGINKPDNNLKYIKRVAVKKDAKWLKKTLFIYQNDILGSFYSALKN
- the rfaQ gene encoding putative lipopolysaccharide heptosyltransferase III, whose product is MKILVMKFRNIGDVLLTTPLLENLKHYYPDAKIHFALNKGCEAMIEGNPNVDKIHIYDRNEVKKTTIFKRIYLEYKFAKDLKNEKFDIVIQTTKGDRGLIIAKFCGAKTVVSYLAKNRIFNKFITHKIKEQGSTHTVLANLDALKALGYEPKNARVKIYFDDYSQDSKFKNIPNKFIHIHPMSRWLFKCIDDETLAKIIDFCELNLNQKVVLTCDKNRVELEKMENILKNCRTKPVLFLGNLSLKEVAFLSSKSELFIGVDTAIMHIAAANHVPCIAFFGPSGAFHWGPWDNSCIKSGYTQKNGIQTMGKHKVIQKNLDCVPCGKDGCNGSKRSDCLINLDLNLIKNSISQFFKAE
- a CDS encoding glycosyltransferase family 2 protein — translated: MISFIVLTFNSEKYLKEVLSSISWTDEIVVVDSGSNDKTLKICSEFKNVKITCQKWLGFGAQKQLGVDLSKNEWIFVLDSDEVITKELKNEIIDELKNPKFKAYKIARLNYFFGKPIRKMGLYPDYTIRFFNKNYAKFDGRSVHESVITNSKIGVLKNHFIHHAYESVEQFINKQNSYSSLNKKSNRIKAVLNPCWTFFKLYILKGGFLEGWNGFIIAKLYSEYTFWKYIK
- a CDS encoding lipid A biosynthesis lauroyl acyltransferase, which codes for MSDMIYLFLYKFFKFIVTYTPQSLQSPFFTALAYIFYKFDKKHTNIMRVNLKMCFPEFTEQKIEKIIKATYRNFGYFGADFLRNQDSTKENILNKVSFKNENILLDALATKRPIIVQTAHYGNWELFSLAMAAKFGSVSIVGRNLDSSVMDQILSKNRTKFDIELIPKDGGARDILKALKNRRMLGILVDQNTAKKDGVQCEFFGKKIMHTPAASIFASKTGAIIIPAFIKRISRNKNEICFFKEILVENYGENKLQKATQAQSDATEQMIKDKPDEYFWMHKKFKHFYEEIYK